The Vulpes vulpes isolate BD-2025 chromosome 8, VulVul3, whole genome shotgun sequence genome has a window encoding:
- the GEMIN6 gene encoding gem-associated protein 6 isoform X2 — MQLQAGLRNVPRSRAFAAAPGSAMNEWMKKGPLEWQDYTYKEVRVTASEKEYKGWVLTTDPVSANIVLVNFLEDGSMSVTGIMGHAVQTVETVNEGDHGVREKLKHLFMSGDCKAYSPEDLEKRKNSLKKWLEKNHIPITEQGDSRRTLCVAGVLTIEPPYGPENCSSPNEIILSRVQDLIQGHLAASQ; from the exons ATGCAGCTGCAAGCGGGGCTACGGAATGTGCCTCGCTCTAGAGCCTTTGCTGCTGCCCCCGG ATCAgccatgaatgaatggatgaagaaaggCCCCTTAGAATGGCAAGATTACACGTACAAAGAAGTCAGAGTGACAGCCAGTGAGAAGGAGTATAAAGGATGGGTTTTAACCACAGACCCCGTTTCTGCCAA TATTGTCCTGGTGAACTTCCTGGAAGATGGCAGCATGTCTGTGACTGGAATTATGGGCCATGCTGTGCAGACTGTTGAAACTGTGAACGAAGGGGACCATGGAGTGAGAGAGAAGCTGAAACATTTGTTCATGTCTGGAGACTGCAAGGCCTACAGCCCTGAGGatctggagaagagaaagaacagccTAAAGAAATGGCTCGAGAAAAACCACATCCCcatcactgagcagggagatTCACGAAGGACTTTGTGTGTGGCTGGGGTTCTGACTATAGAACCACCCTATGGTCCAGAAAATTGCAGCAGTCCTAATGAGATTATTCTGTCCCGTGTTCAGGATCTTATTCAAGGACATCTTGCAGCTTCCCAATGA
- the GEMIN6 gene encoding gem-associated protein 6 isoform X1: protein MCLALEPLLLPPGWCILRTTRKWSNPAEKQLESASGSAMNEWMKKGPLEWQDYTYKEVRVTASEKEYKGWVLTTDPVSANIVLVNFLEDGSMSVTGIMGHAVQTVETVNEGDHGVREKLKHLFMSGDCKAYSPEDLEKRKNSLKKWLEKNHIPITEQGDSRRTLCVAGVLTIEPPYGPENCSSPNEIILSRVQDLIQGHLAASQ from the exons ATGTGCCTCGCTCTAGAGCCTTTGCTGCTGCCCCCGGGTTGGTGCATCCTCCGGACTACTAGGAAATGGTCAAATCCAGCGGAGAAACAGCTAGAGAGCGCTAGTGG ATCAgccatgaatgaatggatgaagaaaggCCCCTTAGAATGGCAAGATTACACGTACAAAGAAGTCAGAGTGACAGCCAGTGAGAAGGAGTATAAAGGATGGGTTTTAACCACAGACCCCGTTTCTGCCAA TATTGTCCTGGTGAACTTCCTGGAAGATGGCAGCATGTCTGTGACTGGAATTATGGGCCATGCTGTGCAGACTGTTGAAACTGTGAACGAAGGGGACCATGGAGTGAGAGAGAAGCTGAAACATTTGTTCATGTCTGGAGACTGCAAGGCCTACAGCCCTGAGGatctggagaagagaaagaacagccTAAAGAAATGGCTCGAGAAAAACCACATCCCcatcactgagcagggagatTCACGAAGGACTTTGTGTGTGGCTGGGGTTCTGACTATAGAACCACCCTATGGTCCAGAAAATTGCAGCAGTCCTAATGAGATTATTCTGTCCCGTGTTCAGGATCTTATTCAAGGACATCTTGCAGCTTCCCAATGA
- the LOC112935273 gene encoding tetratricopeptide repeat protein 39B-like isoform X1, which produces MSLTLSKRENDKENDFTSFTLSKAESDEDKFEDAYETIPVATTMNLMSSLEECTTGLYLFLNNRFSEAIDLIHPWSKNSIYHALIYNILMVVKAILTFDPLDIQIGMTTTKEALKTCNGFRRKSRMTSFSHLVSKQGIKAIKEEELHAEVCYAECLILKSTVTFIQDDSMFAFFKSAINIGLSYQIYKDCQQVLTQIPSNQSKTYRHLVGGVKFGLGAFNLILSLVPPKTLKLLNIVGYSGDRDVGLTLLYESASESHINNILSVLTLLFYYSYIYVAFGVEKGHSSAIEDLFLIYLQKFPNCVILKFFHARFSMLKGNFENAQLVLEQCIFIQNEWKQVHHLCYWELMWCHVFLRNWKQAYHYADLLSHNSRWSKAIYVYSKAMLLALLPSESVKSESEDLNSLFLKVDSLRIKILGTSVPIEKFVAEKGQRYGTTTGWFTAQPILEFIYAWSGFRVMSKKLDLISSWLSIINRGEDLLRENPNKEYGTDDISLLNLLKGLCLKHLGRYSTAEHYFNRVIQKEKLLKYDHYLVPYTYYELGILHYLKGDYESATKNLDNIKNYKDYSMEARLQFRTHVALEQIAKEKRWF; this is translated from the coding sequence ATGTCACTTACTctaagtaaaagagaaaatgataagGAGAATGACTTTACATCATTTACTCTAAGTAAGGCAGAAAGTGATGAGGATAAATTTGAAGATGCCTATGAAACTATCCCTGTGGCAACAACAATGAATCTAATGTCTTCCTTAGAAGAATGCACAActggattgtatttatttctaaataatagatTCTCAGAGGCCATAGATCTTATTCATCCATGGTCAAAAAACAGTATATACCATGCTCTAATTTATAATATCCTTATGGTTGTTAAGGCCATCTTGACTTTTGATCCACTGGATATACAGATTGGAATGACTACCACAAAGGAAGCTTTGAAAACCTGCAATGGTTTCCGAAGAAAATCTAGGATGACAAGTTTTTCTCATCTAGTGAGTAAACAGGGAATAAAGGCTATCAAAGAAGAGGAATTGCATGCAGAAGTCTGCTATGCTGAGTGCTTGATTCTGAAATCCACTGTAACATTTATACAAGACGACAGTatgtttgctttctttaaaagtGCAATCAACATCGGGTTAAGTTATCAAATATACAAAGACTGTCAACAAGTATTAACACAGATACCTAGCAACCAGAGCAAAACCTACAGACATCTGGTTGGAGGAGTAAAATTTGGACTTGGAGCATTCAATCTGATATTATCACTTGTGCCACCAAAGACCCTTAAACTACTCAATATTGTTGGATATTCTGGTGATAGAGACGTGGGCTTGACTTTGCTTTATGAGAGTGCATCTGAATCCCATATAAACAATATCTTAAGTGTTCTGACTCTACTCTTTTATTACAGTTATATCTATGTAGCTTTTGGTGTTGAAAAGGGTCACAGTTCTGCTATAGAGGACCTCTTCCTAATCTACCTCCAGAAATTTCCAAACTGTGTCATACTTAAATTTTTTCATGCACGTTTTAGTATGctgaaaggaaattttgaaaatgcaCAGTTAGTATTAGAGCAAtgcatttttattcaaaatgaatGGAAGCAGGTTCATCACCTCTGTTATTGGGAACTCATGTGGTGCCATGTTTTTCTGCGGAATTGGAAGCAGGCTTACCACTATGCTGACCTACTGTCTCATAACAGCAGGTGGTCCAAGGCAATATATGTATACAGTAAAGCTATGCTACTCGCCTTGCTTCCTTCTGAGTCTGTCAAATCAGAGAGTGAGGACCTAAACTCTCTCTTCTTAAAAGTGGATAGCCTGAGAATCAAAATTTTAGGAACTTCTGTGCCAATAGAAAAGTTTGTTGCTGAGAAGGGCCAGCGCTATGGCACTACTACAGGCTGGTTTACTGCACAGCCCATCCTGGAATTCATTTACGCCTGGAGTGGTTTCCGAGTCATGAGTAAAAAACTAGACCTTATTTCAAGCTGGCTATCAATAATTAATAGAGGAGAAGACCTTTTAcgagaaaatccaaataaagagtATGGCACAGATGACATAAGTTTGTTAAATTTACTGAAAGGTCTATGCCTGAAACATTTAGGCAGATATTCGACAGCTGAGCATTACTTTAATCGTGTCATTCAAAAGGAGAAGTTGTTAAAATATGACCACTATTTGGTGCCATACACTTATTACGAACTAGGAATTCTTCACTACCTAAAAGGAGATTATGAGAGTGCAACAAAAAACCTAGACAACATAAAAAACTACAAAGACTATTCCATGGAAGCCCGATTACAGTTTAGGACTCACGTAGCTCTTGAACAAATAGCTAAAGAAAAGCGATGGTTTTGA
- the GEMIN6 gene encoding gem-associated protein 6 isoform X3: MNEWMKKGPLEWQDYTYKEVRVTASEKEYKGWVLTTDPVSANIVLVNFLEDGSMSVTGIMGHAVQTVETVNEGDHGVREKLKHLFMSGDCKAYSPEDLEKRKNSLKKWLEKNHIPITEQGDSRRTLCVAGVLTIEPPYGPENCSSPNEIILSRVQDLIQGHLAASQ, from the exons atgaatgaatggatgaagaaaggCCCCTTAGAATGGCAAGATTACACGTACAAAGAAGTCAGAGTGACAGCCAGTGAGAAGGAGTATAAAGGATGGGTTTTAACCACAGACCCCGTTTCTGCCAA TATTGTCCTGGTGAACTTCCTGGAAGATGGCAGCATGTCTGTGACTGGAATTATGGGCCATGCTGTGCAGACTGTTGAAACTGTGAACGAAGGGGACCATGGAGTGAGAGAGAAGCTGAAACATTTGTTCATGTCTGGAGACTGCAAGGCCTACAGCCCTGAGGatctggagaagagaaagaacagccTAAAGAAATGGCTCGAGAAAAACCACATCCCcatcactgagcagggagatTCACGAAGGACTTTGTGTGTGGCTGGGGTTCTGACTATAGAACCACCCTATGGTCCAGAAAATTGCAGCAGTCCTAATGAGATTATTCTGTCCCGTGTTCAGGATCTTATTCAAGGACATCTTGCAGCTTCCCAATGA